From Fusobacterium varium:
AGTCCTTTAGCAGCAGCAGCCTGATTCATCATTGTTGCTGCAACTATTCCTCCAGTAAGAGATGGAAGTCCAGCTATAACATAATCACGACCTATTAAAGGGATACAAATGAACCAGCAAAAAGCTACCATTCCAAATAATCCTGCAAGTGTTACACAAATAATCTTCCATTGAGATTTTAACTGTTCTATACTGATGATAGTACCCATGTGAGTAATACAAAGCATAATAGCCAGCAATCCTCCAAGTGGAGCTCCCAGTCCAGCAATATCAACTATATTCTTTGGAAAGAATGTCCAATATCCAAATAAGAATAGACAAGCAGTGACGAAAACTGAAGGTATCCATGCCTTAGTTCTTGTTCCAATAAATTCACCAGCATAGTATACTATAGCCAATACAATAAAAGCCTGTAAACTGTTCATTACCATACAAATTCCCCCTTATAATCCTTAGTGAAAAGATTTTGATAAATTTCCTAATTATTTTTGATGTTTTCAAGAAAAAAACAAAAAAAGAAAACTTATTTATTATAAAGAAAAATACCACATTTTGACTAAAAATTCAAGAATTTTGTTTGAATAATTAGCATTAGTCAAAGTGATAATATAAAAACTTATTTTTTTAACATGGAATTTAAGCATAAGATAGAGTCAACTTAAAATGAATTATTTCGAAAAATATGTCTAAAAATAATTAGAAAAATTTATTAAAATATAATATAACTACAAAAAATTCAAAATAGACAAATAAATATAAATAAAAGAAATCTTTACAAATAGAAATAAACTTATTATAATTTTCTTATATAGGGTATGATTTTTTATGAAAATAAAAGGCTGTATAAGGAGGAAAAGATGATAAGTTTTAAAAATGATTACAGTGAAGGGGCATTGCCATATGTAATGGAAGCTTTATTAAAAACAAATATGGAACAGACAGTTGGATATGGTGAAGATGAGTATACAGCTCAGGCTGTAGAAGCGATAAAAAAGAGTATAAAATGTGAGGATTGCTATGTACGTCTTTTGGTAGGAGGAACTCAAACAAATCTGCTTACAATAGCTCATTCTCTCCGTCCGCATGAAGCAGTAATAGCAGCAGATACAGGACATATAAGTGTACATGAAGGTGGAGCTATAGAAGCTACAGGACATAAGGTAATTGAACTAAAGACTTCAGGAGATGGAAAGCTAAATGTAGAATTAGTAAGAAAGTCTGTAGAACTTCATGAGGATACTCACATGGTACAGCCTAAAATGGTGTATATATCAAATCCTACAGAAATAGGAACTCTTTATAGCAAGCAAGAACTTATTGATCTTTTTGAATATTGCAAATCTAAAGATCTTTATTTATATATTGATGGAGCAAGGCTTGCATCAGCTTTAGCTTCAGAAAAAAATGATTTGAAACTTGAAGATTATCCAAAATATTCAGATGTTTTTTATATAGGTGGAACAAAATGTGGACTTCTGTTTGGAGAGGCTTTAGTAATAGTTAATAAAGAATTAAGAAAGAGCCAATTTATACGTATCACAAAGCAAAAAGGGGCTACTTTGGCAAAAGGAAGACTTTTAGGGGTACAATTTGCTGAATTATTTAAGGGCGACAATTATTATCAAGTAGGAAAACATTCTAATGAAATGGCTATGACATTGAAAAAAGCATTTTTAGATAAGGGATTTGAATTGAAAACAGATTCATATACAAATCAGCAATTTCCAATATTTCCAGTAGAAATGATAGAGGAAATAGGCAAAAAATATAGATATGAATTCTGGGAAAAAGTAAATGATAAATATTCTGCTATACGTTTTGTTACATCTTGGGCAACTAAAAAAGAGCATGTAGATGAATTTTTGAAAGATTTTGAAGAATTGTGTAAAAAATATAAATAAAATAACTAACAATTTTATTATAAATCAGTTGAATTAAAAAAAGTTTTTTGTTAAGAAAGGTATTTAAATGATAAAACCAAAAAGGTTAAAAAAAGGAGATAAAATTGCTATTGTTAGCCTTTCATGGGGTGGACTGGGAGATGAAAATTTCATTCATAAATTTTATATTGCAAAAGAGAGATTGGAAAAAGATTTTGGATTAGAAGTTATTTGTATGCCCAATGCGCTAAAAGGCAGTGAATTTATAGCACAACATCCTGAATTGAGAGCTAAAGATTTAATGGATGCATTTTTGGATAAGACAATTTCAGCTATCTTTTGTGCTATTGGGGGAGAAGATACAATACGTATACTTCCATATATTGACTTAGAAGTAATAAAAAATAATCCCAAAATATTTATGGGGTATTCTGATAGTACGATAAATCATTTTATGATGTATAAGGCAGGACTTGTATCATTTTATGGGCCTTCTATAATGTGTGAGTTTGGTGAATATGTAAAAATGTTTGATTATACTCAAAGTGCAGTTAATGATATATTGTTTGGAGAATGGGAGGAATATCCTCTTCTCCCAAGTTTAGAGTGGACAGATGAATATATTTTATGGGAAAAAAATAATATGAATATATCACATGTAATGAAGAAAGATATACATGGCTATGAAGTTATAAATGGTTTTGGAATTACAAAAGGACATCTTTTAGGAGGATGTATAGATGTATTTATGATGGCTAATTGTACAAAAATTTGGCCAACTTTAAATGAGTGGACAAATTCAATATTATTTATTGAAACAAGTGAAGATAAACCAACTCCGGAATTTATAAAATGGACTTTTAGAAATCTTGCAGCTCAAGGGATATTGAAAGTAATAAATGGTATCATTATAGGAAAACCACAAGGTGAAATATTTTATGAAGAATATAAAACAGCAATTAAAGATGTTGTAGTTAATGAAGAAAAATTAGTGAATCTTCCAATTTTTTATAATATAAACTTTGGACATGCTAAACCAATAGGGATAATTCCATATGGAATCATAGCAGAGTTAAATTGTGAAGAAAAAACAATAACCTTTTTAGAAAATCCAACAGTATAATAATTTTGCATATTAGTAAAAACATATACTTTTAGTATAGTAAATTGTATATATTGATAAAAAAGACAGCCTCTAAATAATTTAGGCTGTTTTTTATTTTTTCTTAGGAAATTATAATTTGATAAATTTGTTGAAAAAATAAAAAATATTAATTATTTTGTATTTATATTAGATATATTAATTGAATAAGATTAAAATTGACAGCACAAAAAAGCTGATTGTTAATCAGCTGTTTAGCGATATTCTTTCCAGCAAATGGAGCCTGTATGTATATTAAAATATGATATTTTTTTAACTTTCATTCTGGCATTACATTTAAAACAATAAAAAGGATTTACTCCAAAAGCTTTCCATATTTCAAGTTGATAAAAAGTAGAATTGGAATATTTAGAGACATATTTTCTCATGAATTTCATAATATTTTTAAGTTCTGATTTAATATTTCTAGAATAGATTCCAAAGCGCCTAATCATTTTGAAATGTTTAGGGGGAATGTGAATAATTAATTTAGAAAGAAATGTTTCTGCATCTAAAGTAAGCTCAATTCTTTGTTTATCATCAGCAAGACTTTCATAATAGAAAGTAACCTTATTATCATAGAAATCAATAATTTTATATTCTGCGATAGGAGCTCTTGACAGGTATCTGCCAATATATTTAATTGCATAAATATTATTATTTAAATCATTTTTTGCAACATTGAAAAAGAATCTTGTATTTTTGCGATAAAGGTAGTTAGCAGCAGCATAAGCTTTAGCTTTAATTTCAGGCTTGTCATAATTTCCAGATTTAACAATATCAATAACCATTTTTTTCCATTGTCCAGCAATGGAATTGACATGAAAATATTTTTTTTCAAGAAATTGGTAGTTTTTATTGAATCCACCTAAAGTAACAATAGCATGAATATGAGGATTCCATTTAAGATCGCGTCCAAAGGTATGAATAACAGTAATCAATCCATAATGAATGATATCTGAGTTAGTAAAGTATTTAGAGGAATATTTTGAAATTTTATGAATTCTTTGATTTTTTGCTTTAATGTTATGAAATTGATATTTAAAAACATCATTAACAGCATAAGCAAGCTTAGTTAAAAGGTCTCTATCATAGAAGAAAAACATTCTAAGTTCTTCAGGAATAGTAAAAAGGACACTTCTATGTTTAACATCAATAAGAGAAGTGGAAGTTTTTTCAGTTCAAACAGCAGAATAACGTTTACCGCAGGAAGGACAAAATCTAGATTTACAAGTAACTTTAATTTTATGCGCCTCATGACAATTAGGGCATTGAAGAGAGAGAAAAGATTTATCAATAGAACAGGCTAAGAATTTTTGAATAGTCTGTTTAACATCCTCAAAATGCTCATTTTTAAAATATTTTTTGATTTTACCTAAAAGATTTGTTATATTGATTTTAGAGATAATATGTTTGATTTGCATGAATGTCTCCTTTGCATAATTAGGGTGGTAACTATAGTATACAAAAAAGAGAGCTGAGTAAAACATTTTTTTTAAATGTTACTCAGCTTTTTTTATTTTAATTTTTTGAAAAAATGTTTTCAAAATACAAATGAAATGAAAATGTATTATTTTCGTAATTAATCTTTAATTTTAGAAAACTTTGTAGTATAATATGCTTATAATTAAATAGGGGGTTAAAAAATATGAAAAAAAAGTTATCAATGATATTTCTTTTATTAGCAATGGTTTTGTTATCAGTAAATATTTATGCTGAAACAAGTGTGACAGTTGCTCAGAATGCAGATGCAAAAACATTAGATCCAACAGCATCTAATGATGTTCCTTCTCACAGAGTAACTCTTCAGATATATGATAATCTGGTAGATAGAGATCATGGAAAACTTGTTCCAGGATTAGCAGAAAGCTGGACACAAGTTGACCCTTTAACATTAGATGTAAAAATCAGAAAAAATATAAAATTTCATAATGGAGATCCATTGACTGTTGGAGATGTTGTATTCAGTCTTCAAAAAGCTAAAGAGGCTCCAAGTATGATGAGTTTCTATTCTGATATAGATAAAATAGAAGCTGTTGATGATGAAACAGTAAGAATAACAACTAAGAAACCTTTTGGGCCGCTTGTTAATTATCTAGCTCATAAAGGAGCAGGAATAATGAGTGAAAAAGTAGTGAAAGCTGCTGGGGATAATTATGGGCAGCATCCAGTTGGAACAGGACCATTTATGTTTGATTCTTGGATATCAGCTGACAGAATAGTTTTAAAAGCAAATCCTAATTATTATAAAGGAAAACCAGCAATAGATACATTAATATTTAGAGTAATTCCAGAAGGAGTAAACAGAACAATAGCTCTGGAAACAAAAGAGGCAGATATTGCCTATGATATAGATCCTATTGATCACGACATGGTAAGAAATCATTCTAATCTTACTCTTCTTCAAAAATCAGCTTTAACAATGAATTATTTAGGATTTAATACAGAAAAAGCTCCTTTTAATAAAAAAGAAGTAAGACAGGCAATAGCCTATGCAATAGATATGGACAGTATGATTGGAGCAGTATATCTAGGAGCAGCTTCTAAAGCAAATTCACCAGTATCTCCAGATGTATTTGGATATAATAAAGATACTAAAGGTTATGAATACAATGTGACTAAAGCTAAAGAACTTTTAACACAAGCAGGATATCCAAATGGATTTAAAGCAAAAATATGGACTAATGATAATGGAATCAGAAAAGATACTGCTGTTATTTTACAAGATCAATTAAAACAAATAGGAATAGATGCTTCAATAGAAATCTTGGAATGGGGTTCTTATTTAGATAGACTAATAAGAAAAGAACATGATATGTTTTTATTGGGATGGACACCAAGTCCAGATGCTGATTCAGCTTTATATGCAGTTTTCCATTCTAAAAATCATGGAAGTGCTGGAAATAGAACTTATTATACAAATGCGAGAGTAGATGAACTTCTTGATAAGGGAAGAGAAACTACTGTAGAAGCAGATAGACTAGAAAGCTATAAAGAAGCTCAGAATATAATTATGGATGAAGTTCCATTAATTCCATTGGTTTATCCAGATAATAATGTGGGAATGCAAAAAAATATAAAAGGATTTGAACTTGATCCTGAAAATCAACATAACCTTTATCCAGTAAGTAAATAATAAAATATAAAAATAGCAGGTCAGTTGTTTAAACTGCCTGCTATTAGAAATATTAGAATGGGGTTCATATCTTGATAGATTGGCAAGAGGAGAACATGATATGTTCTTATTAGGATGGACTTCAAGCCCAGATTCTGATTCGGCTTTGTATGCTTTATTCCACTCTAAAAATCACGGAAGTTCAGGAAATAGAACATATTTCACTAATTCAAGAATGGATCAGCTTCTTGATCTTGGAAGAGAAAGCACAGTTCCAGAAGATAGAATTAAGTATTATAAAGAAGCTCAGGATATAGTTCAGGAAGAAGTTCCAATGTTAGTTCTTGTATATCCATATGACAATGTGGGATTACAAAAAACAATAAAAGGATTTATACTTGATGCTGAAAGTGAGCATCGTTTGATACATGTAAGCAAATAATAGGAAAATAAAAATAGCAGAACAAACGGGGAAGTTTGCTCTGCTATTTTCATCTATATATAAAACATCTTGGGGAAAGATTTTATACTCATAATATATCAATGAATTGTGACAGAAATGTTACAAAGAAAAAAATAAAATTTCAAAAACAAAAATATTTAATTCTAAATTTTCATAAAAAGAATAACAGTTGTATAAAAAAGTAATTTACGATATAATTTATGTGTTAATAATTTTTTATTTTAGAAGGGAATAGTAAATGAAAGTTTCAATTTTAGGAAGTGGAAGTAGTGGAAACTCTATTTTTGTAGAGAATGATGGTATCAAGCTTTTAGTTGATGCAGGTTTCAGCTGCAAAAAAATAGAAGAAAAATTAAAATGTATAGATAGGAATATAGATGAAATAGATGCTCTGCTAATAACACATGAACATACAGATCATATACAGGGAGCAGGAATAATATCAAGGAAATATGACATTCCAATATATATAACACCTGAAAGCTATGCTGCAGGAGAGAGTAAACTTGGAAAAATTTCGGATAAAAATCTAAAACTTATAACAAAGGACTTTTTTTTAAAAGATGGAATAAAGGTACGTCCTTTTGATGTAATGCATGATGCTGAAAGAACTATAGGATACAGATTGGAAACTGAATGTGGAAAAAGAATGGCTATATCAACAGATATAGGCTATGTAAGCAATACTGTAAGAGAATACTTCAAAGAAGTAGATATAATGGTTATTGAATGTAATTATGATTACAATATGCTTATGAAATGCAGCTATCCATGGGATTTAAAGGCGAGAGTAAAGAGCAGAAATGGACATCTTTCTAATAATGATGCAGCCAAATTTATAAAAGACATGTATACTGAAAGATTAAGAAAAGTATATCTTGCTCATATCAGCAAAGACAGCAATAATTATGACATAGTAAGAAATACTGTAAAAGAAGAACTTTCAACTAATAATATAAAACTTGATTTTGAAATAGCTATGCAGGATAAAGTAACAGATGTCTTTGAACTGTAGGGAGGTGTAGATAATGATAAATGAAGAAGTAGGAGAACTTTGGGAAACTATAAAGTTTGAAGTTGGAGGTCTTGGAAGCAATTATGGAGAAGGAGCGGATAGAAAACTCCTCATAGGAAGCGGAAATAAAGAAGCATCTGTTCTTTTTATAGGAGATGACCCAGATCTTTATCAAAATGAAGATTTAAAAGTTGCTTCTGGTTCTAGTGGAGAATTCCTCATAAAATTATGTGATATAGAAGGAATACTGCCAGATGAATATTACATAACTACACTTGCTAAAAAAGACTGCAAATTTAGAGATTATATGGAAGATGATCAGAATGAATTGCTTGAAATGCTGGATATGCAGATAGCTCTTATAAACCCTGAAATAGTTGTAGCTTTAGGACCAGAGGCAGCAAGGGCTCTTCTCAAAAGAGAAGTAAAAATAGGAGAGGAAAGAGGAAAATTTATTCAATGGACTGGAGGAATAAAACTTCTTTTGACATATGATGTTAATTTTGTAAAAAAATCTAGAAATGATAGTGGTAAAAAATCTAAAGTAGCTATAGAATTCTGGAGTGACCTTAAACTTTTGAAAGAGGAGATGTCAAAAGGATATGGAGAAGAAGAGTATTAGAAATCATATAAGAGAAAAGAGAGAACAGCTTTCTTTCTCTGAAGTAAGAGAAACCAGTGAAAAAATAACAGAAGCTTTATTAAAAAGCAGATATTTTCAAGAATCACAAATAATAATGAGTTATATGAGTTTTAAAAATGAAATAGACACTCATAAGATAAACGAAGCTGTATTAAGAGCAGGAAAAAAACTTCTGCTTCCAAGAACAGCAGGAAAAGAAAAAATGGAAGCTGTAGAATATGGAAAAGGATTTCAAAAAGGAGCTATGGGGATAGAAGAACCTATTGGAGATGAATATATTGGAAAAATAGATTTGATAGTGGTTCCGGGAATAGTTTTTGATAAAACTGGAAATAGAATAGGATTTGGAAGAGGATATTATGATAGATTTTTAGAAAATTATCCAGATTCTGTGAAAGTATCCATTGCTTATGATTTTCAATTGGTAGAAAAAATAGAAGTTGAGGAACATGATAAAAAAGTAGATATCATTTTTTTAAAAAATAATATGATTGAAGCTAAGAAATGTTGAAAAATCTGAGCTAATGTGATAAAATTTTATATTATTAAGAAAAATTAGGAGGTTTCTTGTGTCAGGACATAGTAAATGGAATAATATCCAGCATAGAAAAGGTGCTCAAGATAGAAAGAGAGCAAAATTATTCACTAAATTTGGAAGAGAATTAACAATAGCAGCTAAAGAAGGTGGAGGAGATCCGAACTTCAATCCTAGACTTAGACTTGCAATTGAGAAAGCAAAAGCTGGAAATATGCCTAAAGATATATTAGAAAGAGCTATTAAAAAAGGAACTGGAGAACTTGAAGGAGTAGAATTTTCTGAAATCAGATATGAGGGTTATGGACCAGCAGGAACTGCTTTTATAGTTGATGTAGTTACAGACAATAAAAACAGATCAGCTTCAGAAGTAAGAATGACTTTCACTAGAAAAGGTGGAAATCTTGGAACTGATGGGGCTGTTGCATGGATGTTTAAAAAACAGGGAGTTATCACTGTAAAATCTGAAGGAGTAGATTCTGATGAATTTATGATGGCAGCTTTAGAGGCAGGAGCAGAGGATGTATCTGAAGAAGATGGAGTATTTGAAGTTATTACTGATTATACTGAATTTCAAACTGTTCTTGAAAATCTAAAAGCAGCAGGATATGCTTATGAAGAAGCTGAAATTTCAATGAATCCAGAAAATAAAGTTGAGATCACTGATCTTGAAACTGCTAAGAAAGTAATGGTTCTTTATGACGCATTAGACGATCTTGATGATGTTCAAGATGTTTATGCTAACTTTGATATTGCAGAGGAATTACTAGATCAATTAGATTAGAAAAAAGTATAGTGAGGGGGCTCAAAATTATTTTAGTTTTGAGCTGCCTCATAATTTTTATATAGAAGGAGGGAAATTTAGATGAAAAAAGAAGAATACAGAGATATGTATCAGCCTATAGAAGATGCTGAAATAAAGTATTTCGATGAAAAAAATACAAATAAGCTGAAAAGATTGGGAATAAAATCTTTGTATGATTTATTCTATTATTTCCCAAGAGCATATGATGACAGAACTAATATCATGAAGATAGGAGATCTTCGTGGGGATGAATATGTAGTTCTTAAAGCAACTCTTCTTACTGTGAGTGCGCCCCCCACTAGGTCGGGGCTGAAGATGGTCAAGGCAACAGCTACCGACAATACAGGGATAATAGAGCTGGTGTGGTTTCAAATGCCTTATCTTAGAAAAACTCTAAAGATAGGAGAGGAATATATATTCATTGGTCAGATAAAAAGAGGTTATATATATCAGCTGGTAAATCCAGAATTCAAATTAGGAAGCAATCAGCAGAAACTTGAAGCTGGAGAAATACTTCCTATATACAGTACAAGCAAAGAAATGCCGCAGAATACTCTTCGAAAATTGATGAAAGAGGCTGTGAAAAGCAAATTATATATTTTTCAAGAAAATATTCCAGAAGAAATATTGAAAAAATATAAAGTAATGAATAGAGAGCAGGCTATGAAGGAAATACATTTTCCAACTAATAGTAAAAACCTTGAAGAAGCAAAGAGAAGATTTGCTATAGAAGAACTATTAATTTTAGAGATGGGAATACTTCAAAAAAGATTTGAAATGGATAGCCAGAATACAAGTAAATACGAGCTTGAAGATAAAAAAACCTTAGTAAAACAATACCTTGAAAATTTAACTTTTTCTCTGACGAAAGCGCAAAAGAAAGTCATAACAGAAATATACAGAGATCTTTCTAATGGAAGGATAATAAATAGGCTTATACAGGGAGATGTAGGAAGTGGAAAAACAATAGTATCTATGGTCCTTTTACTTTACATGGTAGAAAATTCATACCAGGGAGTATTAATGGCACCAACAGAGATACTTGCAGTACAGCATTATCTTTCTGTAAAAGATAAATTTGAAAAACTTGGAGTAAGAGTGGAACTTCTTACAGGAAGTTTTAAAGGAAAAGCTAAACAGAAACTTCTTGATTCAATAAAAGAGGGAGAAGTTGATATAGTAATAGGAACTCATGCTCTTATAGAAGAAAATGTAGAATTTGAAAGACTTGGTCTAATAATAATAGATGAACAGCATAGATTTGGTGTAGTTCAAAGAAAATTATTGAGAGATAAGGGAGTTCTTGCTAATTTAGTGGTAATGAGTGCAACACCAATTCCAAGATCATTGGCATTAAGTATTTATGGAGATTTGGATGTATCAGTAATAGATGAACTTCCTCCAGGGAGAAAACCTATAAAAACTAAATGGATAGCTACAATAGATGAAACAAAAACTATGTATGAATTTATTGGGAAAAAATTATCTCAAGGAAGACAGGCATATTTTGTAGCACCTCTTATAGAGGAAAGTGAAAAACTAGCAGCTAAATCTACAGAGGAACTTCTTGAAGAAGTGAGTAAATATCTTCCTGATTATAGAATAGGGGTACTTCATGGAAGAATGAAGAATGCTGATAAAGATGAAATAATGAGCAGTTTTAAAAACAAGGAACTGGATATTATGGTATCTACAACTGTTATTGAAGTAGGAGTAGATGTACCGAATGCTACAGTTATGGTAATAAATAATGCTGAAAGATTTGGACTTTCTGCTCTGCATCAGTTAAGAGGAAGAGTAGGCAGAGGAGAATATCAATCTTACTGTTTTCTTGTATCGAGAACAGATAATGCAGTTTCTAAATCCAGACTTCAAGTAATGGAAGAAACACAGGATGGATTTAAGATAGCGGAAGAAGATTTAAAACTTAGAAAATCAGGAGAGATATTTGGAACAAAACAGAGTGGGTTTAGTGATCTTAAATTTACAGACATAGTTCATGATGTAAAAACTATAAAACTTGTAAAAGATATATGCACAGATTATCTTAAAGAAAATAAAGGAATAATAAAAAACAGATATCTAAAATATGATATTGAAGAAAAGTTTAAAGAAAATTAGAAAAAAAAATTAAAATATGATAGAATATAGAGTAAATTATAGAAAATTCGGAGGGTAAAATGAGATTTAGTAAGAGTTATATAAAAACACTTAAGGAAACTCCAAAAGAAGCAGAAACAGCAAGTCATAAACTTCTACTGAGAGCAGGTATGATAAAAAAACTTACAAGTGGAGTTTATACATATTTACCATTAGGATATAAAGCTTTAAGAAAAGTGGAAAATATAGTAAGAGAAGAAATGAATAGAGCAGGGTCACAGGAAATATTAATGCCAGTACTTCAACCAGCTGAATTATGGAAAGAAAGCGGAAGATGGGATATAATGGGACCTTTAATGATGAAGCTTCAGGATAGAAATAAGAGAGATTTCGTATTAGGACCAACTCATGAAGAGGTTATAACAGATTTGATAAGAAATGATATATCTTCATATAAAGCTCTGCCATTGAGCCTTTATCAAATTCAGACTAAGTTTAGAGATGAAATAAGACCAAGATTCGGACTTATGAGGGGAAGAGAATTTGTTATGAAAGATGGATACTCTTTTCATGCAACAGCTGAGTCATTAGATGAAGAATTTTTAAATATGAGAGATACTTATTCAAGAATATTTTCAAGATGTGGACTTAAATTCAGACCAGTAGAAGCAGATTCAGGAGCAATAGGTGGAAGCGGTTCTCAAGAGTTTCATGTATTGGCAGATTCAGGAGAGGATGAAATCATATATTGTGATTCTTGCTCATATGCAGCAAATGTAGAAACTGCTGTAAGCAGAGTAGAAGCAGCTCCAAAAGAAGAAATAAAAAATGCAGAATTAATAGATACTCCAAATGTTTCTAAAATAGATGATATAGTTCAATTTCTTAATATTCCTTACAGTAAAACTGTAAAAGCTATGATGTATAGAGATATGGGAAATGATCAAGTATATATGGTTCTTATAAGAGGAGATTATGAAGTAAATGAAACAAAACTTAAAAATGTAGTTAATGCTGTAGATGTAGCTCTTCTTACAGATGAGGAACTTGAAAAACATGGACTTATAAAAGGATTTATTGGACCATATGGAATAGAATTAGGAGATATAAAAATAGTTGCAGATACTGCTGTAACTGAAATTAATAATCACACAGCTGGTGGAAATAAAATAGATACTCACTACATAAATGTAAATTATGGAAGAGATTATAAAGCTGATATAGTTGCAGATGTAAAAACTGTAAAAGCAGGAGAAACATGTGAAAGATGTGGAGGAAAACTTCACACTGCAAGAGGAATAGAAGTAGGGCATATTTTTAAACTTGGAGATAAATATTCAAAAGCTATGAATGCAACTTTCCTTGATGATAAAGGGGAAAGCAAAGTGATGATTATGGGATGTTATGGAATAGGAGTATCAAGAACTCTTGCTTCTGCAATAGAACAAAATAATGATGAATTTGGAATTA
This genomic window contains:
- a CDS encoding amino acid lyase, which produces MISFKNDYSEGALPYVMEALLKTNMEQTVGYGEDEYTAQAVEAIKKSIKCEDCYVRLLVGGTQTNLLTIAHSLRPHEAVIAADTGHISVHEGGAIEATGHKVIELKTSGDGKLNVELVRKSVELHEDTHMVQPKMVYISNPTEIGTLYSKQELIDLFEYCKSKDLYLYIDGARLASALASEKNDLKLEDYPKYSDVFYIGGTKCGLLFGEALVIVNKELRKSQFIRITKQKGATLAKGRLLGVQFAELFKGDNYYQVGKHSNEMAMTLKKAFLDKGFELKTDSYTNQQFPIFPVEMIEEIGKKYRYEFWEKVNDKYSAIRFVTSWATKKEHVDEFLKDFEELCKKYK
- a CDS encoding putative peptidase, yielding MIKPKRLKKGDKIAIVSLSWGGLGDENFIHKFYIAKERLEKDFGLEVICMPNALKGSEFIAQHPELRAKDLMDAFLDKTISAIFCAIGGEDTIRILPYIDLEVIKNNPKIFMGYSDSTINHFMMYKAGLVSFYGPSIMCEFGEYVKMFDYTQSAVNDILFGEWEEYPLLPSLEWTDEYILWEKNNMNISHVMKKDIHGYEVINGFGITKGHLLGGCIDVFMMANCTKIWPTLNEWTNSILFIETSEDKPTPEFIKWTFRNLAAQGILKVINGIIIGKPQGEIFYEEYKTAIKDVVVNEEKLVNLPIFYNINFGHAKPIGIIPYGIIAELNCEEKTITFLENPTV
- a CDS encoding putative transposase, with amino-acid sequence MFFFYDRDLLTKLAYAVNDVFKYQFHNIKAKNQRIHKISKYSSKYFTNSDIIHYGLITVIHTFGRDLKWNPHIHAIVTLGGFNKNYQFLEKKYFHVNSIAGQWKKMVIDIVKSGNYDKPEIKAKAYAAANYLYRKNTRFFFNVAKNDLNNNIYAIKYIGRYLSRAPIAEYKIIDFYDNKVTFYYESLADDKQRIELTLDAETFLSKLIIHIPPKHFKMIRRFGIYSRNIKSELKNIMKFMRKYVSKYSNSTFYQLEIWKAFGVNPFYCFKCNARMKVKKISYFNIHTGSICWKEYR
- a CDS encoding ABC transporter periplasmic component protein produces the protein MKKKLSMIFLLLAMVLLSVNIYAETSVTVAQNADAKTLDPTASNDVPSHRVTLQIYDNLVDRDHGKLVPGLAESWTQVDPLTLDVKIRKNIKFHNGDPLTVGDVVFSLQKAKEAPSMMSFYSDIDKIEAVDDETVRITTKKPFGPLVNYLAHKGAGIMSEKVVKAAGDNYGQHPVGTGPFMFDSWISADRIVLKANPNYYKGKPAIDTLIFRVIPEGVNRTIALETKEADIAYDIDPIDHDMVRNHSNLTLLQKSALTMNYLGFNTEKAPFNKKEVRQAIAYAIDMDSMIGAVYLGAASKANSPVSPDVFGYNKDTKGYEYNVTKAKELLTQAGYPNGFKAKIWTNDNGIRKDTAVILQDQLKQIGIDASIEILEWGSYLDRLIRKEHDMFLLGWTPSPDADSALYAVFHSKNHGSAGNRTYYTNARVDELLDKGRETTVEADRLESYKEAQNIIMDEVPLIPLVYPDNNVGMQKNIKGFELDPENQHNLYPVSK
- a CDS encoding hydrolase yields the protein MKVSILGSGSSGNSIFVENDGIKLLVDAGFSCKKIEEKLKCIDRNIDEIDALLITHEHTDHIQGAGIISRKYDIPIYITPESYAAGESKLGKISDKNLKLITKDFFLKDGIKVRPFDVMHDAERTIGYRLETECGKRMAISTDIGYVSNTVREYFKEVDIMVIECNYDYNMLMKCSYPWDLKARVKSRNGHLSNNDAAKFIKDMYTERLRKVYLAHISKDSNNYDIVRNTVKEELSTNNIKLDFEIAMQDKVTDVFEL
- a CDS encoding DNA polymerase; translation: MINEEVGELWETIKFEVGGLGSNYGEGADRKLLIGSGNKEASVLFIGDDPDLYQNEDLKVASGSSGEFLIKLCDIEGILPDEYYITTLAKKDCKFRDYMEDDQNELLEMLDMQIALINPEIVVALGPEAARALLKREVKIGEERGKFIQWTGGIKLLLTYDVNFVKKSRNDSGKKSKVAIEFWSDLKLLKEEMSKGYGEEEY
- a CDS encoding 5-formyltetrahydrofolate cyclo-ligase produces the protein MEKKSIRNHIREKREQLSFSEVRETSEKITEALLKSRYFQESQIIMSYMSFKNEIDTHKINEAVLRAGKKLLLPRTAGKEKMEAVEYGKGFQKGAMGIEEPIGDEYIGKIDLIVVPGIVFDKTGNRIGFGRGYYDRFLENYPDSVKVSIAYDFQLVEKIEVEEHDKKVDIIFLKNNMIEAKKC
- a CDS encoding putative transcriptional regulator: MSGHSKWNNIQHRKGAQDRKRAKLFTKFGRELTIAAKEGGGDPNFNPRLRLAIEKAKAGNMPKDILERAIKKGTGELEGVEFSEIRYEGYGPAGTAFIVDVVTDNKNRSASEVRMTFTRKGGNLGTDGAVAWMFKKQGVITVKSEGVDSDEFMMAALEAGAEDVSEEDGVFEVITDYTEFQTVLENLKAAGYAYEEAEISMNPENKVEITDLETAKKVMVLYDALDDLDDVQDVYANFDIAEELLDQLD